One genomic window of Channa argus isolate prfri chromosome 5, Channa argus male v1.0, whole genome shotgun sequence includes the following:
- the barx1 gene encoding homeobox protein BarH-like 1, whose amino-acid sequence MQHHLDLGAHYYPPEVHPDHRTHRYRSFMIEEILTDHPEHKASAPPGELLKFGVQALLSARPFHNQLVLKADQTSLLKFPMSPLSCSLGSPLGPPLLSAASGLQVGAASHHLPLDLHLRGKLEHGADGGSKTKKGRRSRTVFTELQLMGLEKRFEKQKYLSTPDRIDLAESLGLSQLQVKTWYQNRRMKWKKIVLQGGGLESPTKPKGRPKKNSIPSSDQLSEQERSASDADRQSEGSSSHLETTQEE is encoded by the exons ATGCAGCATCATTTGGACCTGGGGGCGCATTACTATCCTCCGGAAGTTCATCCCGATCACAGAACTCATCGCTACAGGAGTTTCATGATAGAggagattctgactgatcaccCGGAGCACAAAGCCTCAGCTCCTCCGGGGGAACTCCTGAAATTTGGGGTTCAAGCTCTGCTCTCCGCTCGGCCTTTTCACAACCAACTTG TACTGAAAGCTGATCAGACGAGCCTCCTCAAGTTCCCCATGTCTCCTCTGTCCTGCTCGCTCGGCTCCCCGCTCGGCCCGCCGCTCCTGTCCGCGGCTTCGGGGCTCCAGGTCGGCGCGGCGTCTCACCACCTGCCGCTGGACCTGCACCTCCGCGGGAAGCTGGAGCACGGAGCCGACGGAGGCAGCAAAACCAAGAAAGGCCGCCGGAGCCGCACCGTGTTCACCGAGCTGCAGCTCATGGGCTTGGAGAAGCGCTTCGAGAAGCAGAAGTATCTCTCCACGCCTGACAG AATAGACCTTGCTGAGTCTTTGGGTCTCAGTCAACTGCAAGTGAAAACGTGGTACCAGAACAGAAGAATGAAGTGGAAGAAAATT GTGTTGCAGGGTGGAGGGCTGGAGTCACCCACTAAACCCAAAGGCCGCCCAAAGAAAAACTCCATCCCGAGCAGTGATCAGCTCTCCGAACAGGAGCGATCTGCCTCTGACGCCGACCGTCAGTCTGAAGGCTCGAGCTCTCACTTAGAAACCACTCAGGAGGAATGA